The Paramisgurnus dabryanus chromosome 3, PD_genome_1.1, whole genome shotgun sequence genome includes a window with the following:
- the alkbh7 gene encoding alpha-ketoglutarate-dependent dioxygenase alkB homolog 7, mitochondrial isoform X1: protein MKVLIRVAKQAQRTSLQHLIFSRFASDSSPLAKGPESTEECKWLCGSSQEILTAVRGQVEVRENFISEEEEDAIFKEVEPGLRKKRYEFDHWDDVGASDRITAYTEMKKAIHGYKETERLQWGDACEKVLRRVREVAFPKGSPLLGPVHVLDLDKTGYIKPHVDSVKFCGSTIAGLNLLSDSIMRLVPENNSTDWVHLLLSRRSLYILRDDARFKFTHEILKDEESFFSGQKVPRHRRISVICRNLPV from the exons ATGAAAGTACTGATTAGAGTGGCAAAACAAGCTCAAAGGACATCGCTCCAACAcctcatattttctaggtttgCATCAGACAGTTCACCGCTAGCAAAAGGCCCTGAAAGCACAGAGGAGTGTAAGTGGTTGTGTGGGTCGTCGCAGGAGATTTTGACCGCAGTGCGCGGACAGGTTGAAGTCAGGGAGAACTTCATTAgtgaggaagaggaggatgCTATTTTTAAAGAAGTAGAACCAGGACTTAGAAAAAAGCGATATGAATTTGACCACTGGGATGAT GTGGGTGCATCAGACAGAATTACGGCATAcacagagatgaaaaag GCCATCCACGGCTATAAGGAAACAGAGCGCCTCCAGTGGGGAGATGCTTGTGAAAAAGTCCTAAGACGGGTCAGAGAAGTTGCATTTCCTAAGGGCAGTCCACTGCTTGGGCCTGTTCATGTTCTTGACCTGGACAAAACAGGCTACATCAAACCCCACGTCGACAGTGTGAAG TTCTGTGGGAGCACAATTGCAGGATTGAACCTGTTGTCTGACAGTATTATGCGACTGGTCCCAGAGAATAATTCAACAGACTGGGTGCACTTGCTTTTGAGTCGTCGTTCACTTTATATATTGAG GGATGATGCTAGGTTTAAATTCACACATGAAATCCTGAAAGATGAAGAGTCCTTTTTCTCAGGACAGAAGGTCCCACGGCATCGGCGCATTTCTGTGATTTGTCGAAATCTGCCAgtttaa
- the alkbh7 gene encoding alpha-ketoglutarate-dependent dioxygenase alkB homolog 7, mitochondrial isoform X2 — MKVLIRVAKQAQRTSLQHLIFSRFASDSSPLAKGPESTEECKWLCGSSQEILTAVRGQVEVRENFISEEEEDAIFKEVEPGLRKKRYEFDHWDDAIHGYKETERLQWGDACEKVLRRVREVAFPKGSPLLGPVHVLDLDKTGYIKPHVDSVKFCGSTIAGLNLLSDSIMRLVPENNSTDWVHLLLSRRSLYILRDDARFKFTHEILKDEESFFSGQKVPRHRRISVICRNLPV; from the exons ATGAAAGTACTGATTAGAGTGGCAAAACAAGCTCAAAGGACATCGCTCCAACAcctcatattttctaggtttgCATCAGACAGTTCACCGCTAGCAAAAGGCCCTGAAAGCACAGAGGAGTGTAAGTGGTTGTGTGGGTCGTCGCAGGAGATTTTGACCGCAGTGCGCGGACAGGTTGAAGTCAGGGAGAACTTCATTAgtgaggaagaggaggatgCTATTTTTAAAGAAGTAGAACCAGGACTTAGAAAAAAGCGATATGAATTTGACCACTGGGATGAT GCCATCCACGGCTATAAGGAAACAGAGCGCCTCCAGTGGGGAGATGCTTGTGAAAAAGTCCTAAGACGGGTCAGAGAAGTTGCATTTCCTAAGGGCAGTCCACTGCTTGGGCCTGTTCATGTTCTTGACCTGGACAAAACAGGCTACATCAAACCCCACGTCGACAGTGTGAAG TTCTGTGGGAGCACAATTGCAGGATTGAACCTGTTGTCTGACAGTATTATGCGACTGGTCCCAGAGAATAATTCAACAGACTGGGTGCACTTGCTTTTGAGTCGTCGTTCACTTTATATATTGAG GGATGATGCTAGGTTTAAATTCACACATGAAATCCTGAAAGATGAAGAGTCCTTTTTCTCAGGACAGAAGGTCCCACGGCATCGGCGCATTTCTGTGATTTGTCGAAATCTGCCAgtttaa
- the gtf2f1 gene encoding general transcription factor IIF subunit 1 has translation MTSLGSSSSSTTTEYTVRVPKNTSKKYNIMAFNAGDKVSCSTWTQARMERDMSNRRIYGEEETAEGAAGSEFGKKQREEARRRKYGIITKEFKVEDQPWILKVNGKAGRRFKGLKKGGVTENASYYIFTQSADGAFEAFPVNAWYNFTPQAKHRTLTAEEAEEEWDRRNKVVNHFSIMLQRRLREQERGDDDDEEGEKGGKKKKKKGGKGGDLRIHDLEDDLEMSSNDSDGSMGEDGEDKSKAKKEKGPKGKGKKKKKKGSDLEGFEDSDDGDFEGLEVDYMSDESSSEDEEQEKTKPNKGEDVPKGIDEATDSEDESEEENKNEEEAKEEEEEEDGKKTPVQVEKKKKKDSSGESDTSEDSDIEGEAASALFMMKKRTPPKRGAGRGSAGSSKTGSRPGTPSIDNAATSSTLRAAATKLEQGKRQTAVSTSETPAAKRLKMEPSPQSSSGKSTPQPTSGKSTPSASDVQLTEDAVRRYLIRKPMTTKDLLKKFQTKRTGLSSEQTVNVLAQILKRLNPERKNINEKMHFYLTE, from the exons ATGACGTCACTG GGAAGCAGTAGTTCCTCCACTACAACGGAGTACACTGTACGAGTGCCAAA AAACACCAgtaaaaaatacaacataatGGCTTTCAATGCTGGTGATAAAGTCAGCTGTTCCACATGGACTCAG GCCCGTATGGAGAGAGATATGAGTAATAGACGTATATATGGAGAGGAGGAGACTGCAGAGGGGGCAGCAGGTAGCGAGTTTGGAAAGAAACAGAGAGAGGAAGCGCGGAGGAGGAAGTATGGCATTATTACAAAGGAGTTCAAAGTAGAAGACCAGCCATGGATCCTTAAAGTTAATGGCAAGGCAGGAAGAAG ATTCAAGGGTCTGAAAAAAGGCGGTGTGACGGAGAATGCTTCCTACTACATTTTCACGCAGTCTGCTGATGGCGCCTTTGAGGCGTTTCCCGTGAATGCCTGGTACAACTTCACACCACAGGCAAAGCACCGAACGCTCACAGCCGAGGAGGCAGAGGAAGAGTGGGACAG GAGGAACAAAGTAGTGAACCACTTCAGTATCATGCTTCAGCGGCGTCTCCGAGAACAGGAGCGAGGGGACGATGATGATGAAGAGGGAGAGAAAGGggggaagaaaaagaaaaagaagggAGGCAAGGGAGGAGACCTGCGCATACATGACTTGGAGGATGATTTGGAAATGAGCAGCAATGATAGCGACGGAAGCATGGGAGAGG ATGGGGAGGACAAGTCAAAAGCCAAGAAGGAAAAGGGCCCTAAAGGCAAggggaagaagaagaagaaaaagggCAGCGATTTGGAAGGCTTTGAGGATAGTGATGACGGTGACTTTGAAGGCTTGGAGGTGGACTACATGTCTGATGAGAGCAG CTCTGAAGATGAGGAGCAAGAGAAGACAAAGCCAAATAAAGGAGAAGATGTACCTAAAG GGATTGATGAAGCTACTGATAGTGAGGATGAGAGTGAAGAGGAAAACAAGAATGAAGAGGAAGCAaaggaggaagaagaggaggaagatGGGAAGAAGACACCAGTTCAGGTggaaaagaagaaaaagaaag ACAGTAGTGGAGAATCTGACACCTCGGAGGACAGCGATATTGAGGGAGAGGCAGCTTCAGCGCTGTTTATGATG AAGAAACGCACACCTCCCAAGCGAGGGGCCGGCCGTGGCTCGGCTGGTAGTTCAAAAACAGGAAGTCGACCAGGGACGCCTTCTATCGACAACGCTGCCACTTCCAGCACTCTCCGTGCCGCTGCTACCAAACTGGAGCAGG GTAAGCGCCAGACTGCGGTGTCCACTTCAGAGACTCCAGCTGCTAAGAGACTGAAGATGGAGCCCAGCCCTCAGAGCTCCTCTGGAAAGAGTACTCCACAGCCCACATCAGGGAAATCCACCCCCAGCGCCAG TGACGTGCAGCTGACGGAGGATGCCGTACGCAGGTATCTCATCAGGAAGCCCATGACTACTAAAGATCTGCTGAAGAAGTTCCAGACCAAGCGTACAGGCCTCAGCAGCGAGCAGACGGTCAATGTTCTCGCCCAGATCTTAAAGAGGCTAAACCCTGAGAGGAagaacatcaatgaaaagatGCATTTCTACCTCACCGAATGA